Proteins co-encoded in one Osmerus mordax isolate fOsmMor3 chromosome 11, fOsmMor3.pri, whole genome shotgun sequence genomic window:
- the LOC136952315 gene encoding diacylglycerol kinase delta-like isoform X3, producing the protein MEDWMAALKSVQNRDPFESTQYSMDHFSGMHNWYACSHARPTYCNVCREALSGVTSHGLSCEVCKFKAHKRCAVRATNNCKWTTLASIGKDIIEDEDGISMPHQWLEGNLPVSAKCTVCDKTCGSVLRLQDWRCLWCKAMVHTTCKDQLSIKCPLGQCKVSVIPPTALNSIDSDGFWKATCPPSCTSPLLVFVNSKSGDNQGVKFLRRFKQLLNPAQVFDLMNGGPHLGLRLFQKFDTFRILVCGGDGSVGWVLSEIDTLTLHKQCQLGVLPLGTGNDLARVLGWGSACDDDAQLPQILEKLERASTKMLDRWSIMVYETKFPRQHSTSTVTEDCSDDSEVQQILTYEDSVAAHLSKILTSDQHSVVISSAKVLCETVKDFVARVGKAYEKNTESSEESEAMARKCGVLKEKLDSLLKTLSEEAQASTVMPAPPPTIAEEQEEGEGVLVPPPHAPVAPCSPRTTSAIFKPREQLMLRANSLKKAIRQIIEHTEKAVDEQNAQTQEVFALGAEEEEEEEDDDQDKLSLQSSYSGIACNSTKNRPVRRVCKTPCEKLINKGALSLGSSASLPAQTGSRENMPMLNTKILFPSLRAGISGSLESSSVISRLLVNADPFSCDPENFDCYTEKCVMNNYFGIGLDAKISLDFNNKRDEHPEKCRSRTKNMMWYGVLGTKELLHRTYKNLEQKVLLECDGRPIPLPSLQGIAVLNIPSYAGGTNFWGGTKEDDTFTAPSFDDKILEVVAVFGSMQMAVSRVINLQHHRIAQCRTVKITILGDEGVPVQVDGEAWVQPPGYIKIIHKNRTQTLTRDRAFESTLKSWEDKQKCEFPRPQPQHALQPETVSEEEASQINVFGQAAGALIHSIREIAQSHHNMEQELAHAVNASSKAMDVVYANSKSSGGLNCSVVVQMVSNVKALHSETELLLAGKMCLQLDPPQKEQLSGALGSVALQLRRLVDISWLCQLIEPGDDEGNLTDFTKRSRSAKFRLVPKFKKDKNNKNKEACATLTLPVHQWGTEEVAAWLELICLTEYKEIFIGHDVRGAELLHLERRDLKDLGVTKVGHMKRILQGIRELSRSSSASEA; encoded by the exons atggaggactgGATGGCAGCGCTGAAAAGTGTCCAGAACAGGGACCCCTTTGAG tcTACCCAGTACAGCATGGACCACTTCTCTGGGATGCACAACTGGTATGCCTGCTCTCACGCTCGCCCTACCTACTGCAACGTCTGCCGGGAGGCGCTCTCCGGAGTCACGTCACATGGGCTGTCCTGCgaag TGTGCAAGTTCAAAGCCCACAAGCGCTGCGCGGTCAGAGCTACCAACAACTGCAAGTGGACCACGCTAGCATCCATTGGGAAGGACATCATTGAAGATGAGGATGGG ATCTCTATGCCACACCAGTGGTTGGAGGGCAACCTGCCGGTTAGCGCCAAGTGTACGGTGTGTGACAAGACCTGTGGCAGCGTGCTACGGCTGCAGGACTGGCGTTGCCTCTGGTGCAAAGCCATG GTTCACACAACATGTAAGGACCAGTTGTCCATCAAGTGTCCCCTGGGTCAGTGCAAGGTGTCGGTCATCCCCCCAACAGCCCTAAACAGTATAGACTCTGACG GGTTCTGGAAGGCCACCTGCCCCCCCTCGTGCACCAGCCCCCTCCTTGTGTTCGTCAACTCCAAGAGCGGCGACAACCAGGGCGTTAAGTTCCTGAGACGCTTCAAACAGCTGCTCAACCCCGCCCAGGTGTTTGACCTCATGAACGGCGGGCCGCACCTGGG TTTGCGGCTATTCCAAAAGTTTGACACGTTTCGTAtcctggtgtgtgggggtgatggGAGTGTGGGCTGGGTCCTCTCAGAGATCGACACACTGACTCTCCATAAACAG TGCCAGCTGGGCGTGTTGCCCCTGGGCACGGGGAACGACCTGGCCCGGGTCCTGGGCTGGGGCTCGGCCTGCGACGACGACGCCCAGCTGCCACAGATACTGGAGAAGCTGGAGAGAGCCAGTACCAAGATGTTGGACAG GTGGAGCATCATGGTGTACGAAACCAAGTTCCCACGGCAACACTCCACATCCACTGTGACTGAGGACTGCAGCGATGACTCGGAG GTCCAGCAGATTCTCACCTATGAGGACTCAGTGGCAGCTCACTTGTCCAAGATTCTGACCTCAGATCAACACTCAGTGGTCATCTCCTCCGCCAA AGTGCTGTGTGAGACGGTGAAGGACTTTGTCGCTCGCGTGGGGAAGGCCTATGAGAAGAACACCGAGAGCTCTGAGGAGTCTGAAGCCATGGCCAGAAAG TGCGGAGTGCTGAAGGAGAAGTTAGACTCTCTGCTGAAGACCCTGAGCGAAGAGGCTCAGGCCTCTACGGTCATGCCGGCACCCCCTCCTACCAtcgctgaggagcaggaggagggcgagggggtCCTGGTGCCCCCGCCACATGCCCCCGTGgccccctgctcccccaggACCACCTCTGCCATCTTCAAGCCCAGGGAGCAGCTCATGCTGAGGGCCAACAGCCTGAAGAAGGCCATCAGGCAGATCATCGAGCACACTGAGAAAG CTGTGGATGAGCAAAATGCCCAGACCCAGGAGGTGTTTGCtctgggggcagaggaggaggaagaggaggaggacgacgacCAGGACAAACTCTCGCTGCAATCGTCTTACAGTGGTATTGCCTGTAACAGCACCAAGAATCGCCCAGTCCGCAGAG TATGTAAAACACCTTGTGAGAAGCTTATAAACAAGGGGGCCCTGTCATTGGGTAGCTCTGCATCACTTCCtgcccagacaggaagtagagaaaACATGCCAATGCTCAACACCAAGATTCTCTTTCCAA GTCTCCGAGCTGGAATATCTGGCTCTCTGGAGAGTAGCTCTGTCATCAGCAGACTGCTGGTGAACGCTGACCCCTTCAGCTGTGACCCAGAGAACTT TGATTGTTACACTGAGAAATGTGTGATGAACAACTACTTTGGGATCGGACTGGACGCCAAGATCTCCCTGGACTTCAACAACAAGCGGGATGAGCACCCAGAGAAGTGCAG GAGTCGCACCAAGAACATGATGTGGTACGGTGTTCTGGGAACCAAGGAGCTGCTCCATCGAACCTACAAGAACCTGGAACAGAAAGTGCTGCTTGAG TGCGATGGGAGGCCCATCCCTCTGCCAAGTCTACAGGGCATTGCTGTGCTCAACATACCCAGTTATGCTGGGGGCACCAACTTCTGGGGTGGCACCAAGGAGGATGAT ACGTTCACAGCACCTTCGTTTGACGATAAGATCCTGGAGGTGGTGGCTGTGTTTGGCAGCATGCAGATGGCTGTGTCTCGGGTCATTAACCTGCAACACCACCGCATCGCTCAG TGCCGTACGGTGAAGATCACCATCCTGGGCGATGAGGGGGTGCCCGTGCAGGTGGATGGGGAGGCCTGGGTACAACCCCCAGGATACATCAAGATCATTCACAAGAATCGCACTCAGACCCTGACCAGAGACAGG GCCTTCGAGAGTACATTAAAGTCCTGGGAGGACAAGCAGAAGTGTGAGTTCCCTCGCCCACAACCGCAGCATGCACTGCAGCCAGAGACCGTCTCGGAGGAGGAGGCTTCCCAGATCAACGTGTTCGGCCAGGCCGCTGGCGCCCTCATTCACAG CATCCGTGAAATCGCTCAGTCCCACCACAACATGGAACAGGAGCTGGCCCATGCTGTCAACGCCAGCTCTAAGGCCATGGACGTGGTCTATGCCAACTCCAAGAGCTCAGGC GGTCTCAATTGCAGTGTTGTGGTTCAGATGGTCAGTAACGTAAAGGCTCTGCATAGTGAGACAGAGCTTCTGCTAGCTGGAAAGATGTGCTTG CAGCTGGACCCCCCTCAGAAGGAGCAGCTGAGCGGAGCTCTGGGCAGCGTGGCCCTGCAGCTCCGCAGACTGGTGGACATATCCTGGCTGTGCCAGCTCATCGAACCAGGGGACGACGAG GGAAACCTGACTGATTTCACCAAGCGAAGCCGCAGCGCTAAGTTCCGCCTCGTGCCCAAGTTTAAGAAGGACAAGAACAACAAGAACAAGGAAGCATGCGCCACTCTCACTCTGCCAG TGCACCAGTGGGGCACAGAAGAGGTGGCCGCCTGGCTGGAGCTCATCTGCCTCACAGAGTATAAGGAGATCTTTATCGGGCACGATGTGCGCGGTGCTGAGTTGCTgcacctggagaggagggacCTCAAG GACTTGGGGGTGACGAAGGTTGGCCACATGAAACGTATCCTGCAGGGTATCAGAGAGTTGAGTCGCAGCAGCAGTGCCAGCGAGGCCTAG
- the LOC136952315 gene encoding diacylglycerol kinase delta-like isoform X1, translated as MKQTNSFQRWKRRYFKLRGRTLYYAQTAKSIIFDEVDLTDASVAESSTKNVNNSFTLITPCRRLILCAENRKEMEDWMAALKSVQNRDPFESTQYSMDHFSGMHNWYACSHARPTYCNVCREALSGVTSHGLSCEVCKFKAHKRCAVRATNNCKWTTLASIGKDIIEDEDGISMPHQWLEGNLPVSAKCTVCDKTCGSVLRLQDWRCLWCKAMVHTTCKDQLSIKCPLGQCKVSVIPPTALNSIDSDGFWKATCPPSCTSPLLVFVNSKSGDNQGVKFLRRFKQLLNPAQVFDLMNGGPHLGLRLFQKFDTFRILVCGGDGSVGWVLSEIDTLTLHKQCQLGVLPLGTGNDLARVLGWGSACDDDAQLPQILEKLERASTKMLDRWSIMVYETKFPRQHSTSTVTEDCSDDSEVQQILTYEDSVAAHLSKILTSDQHSVVISSAKVLCETVKDFVARVGKAYEKNTESSEESEAMARKCGVLKEKLDSLLKTLSEEAQASTVMPAPPPTIAEEQEEGEGVLVPPPHAPVAPCSPRTTSAIFKPREQLMLRANSLKKAIRQIIEHTEKAVDEQNAQTQEVFALGAEEEEEEEDDDQDKLSLQSSYSGIACNSTKNRPVRRVCKTPCEKLINKGALSLGSSASLPAQTGSRENMPMLNTKILFPSLRAGISGSLESSSVISRLLVNADPFSCDPENFDCYTEKCVMNNYFGIGLDAKISLDFNNKRDEHPEKCRSRTKNMMWYGVLGTKELLHRTYKNLEQKVLLECDGRPIPLPSLQGIAVLNIPSYAGGTNFWGGTKEDDTFTAPSFDDKILEVVAVFGSMQMAVSRVINLQHHRIAQCRTVKITILGDEGVPVQVDGEAWVQPPGYIKIIHKNRTQTLTRDRAFESTLKSWEDKQKCEFPRPQPQHALQPETVSEEEASQINVFGQAAGALIHSIREIAQSHHNMEQELAHAVNASSKAMDVVYANSKSSGGLNCSVVVQMVSNVKALHSETELLLAGKMCLQLDPPQKEQLSGALGSVALQLRRLVDISWLCQLIEPGDDEGNLTDFTKRSRSAKFRLVPKFKKDKNNKNKEACATLTLPVHQWGTEEVAAWLELICLTEYKEIFIGHDVRGAELLHLERRDLKDLGVTKVGHMKRILQGIRELSRSSSASEA; from the exons ATGAAGCAGACCAACTCTTTCCAGCGCTGGAAGAGACGGTACTTTAAACTCCGTGGAAGAACCCTGTACTACGCTCAGACTGCTAAG TCTATCATCTTTGATGAAGTTGACTTGACGGATGCAAGTGTGGCTGAATCCAGCACCAAGAACGTCAACAACAGCTTCact CTCATCACTCCCTGTCGTAGGCTTATTCTGTGTGCGGAGAacaggaaagagatggaggactgGATGGCAGCGCTGAAAAGTGTCCAGAACAGGGACCCCTTTGAG tcTACCCAGTACAGCATGGACCACTTCTCTGGGATGCACAACTGGTATGCCTGCTCTCACGCTCGCCCTACCTACTGCAACGTCTGCCGGGAGGCGCTCTCCGGAGTCACGTCACATGGGCTGTCCTGCgaag TGTGCAAGTTCAAAGCCCACAAGCGCTGCGCGGTCAGAGCTACCAACAACTGCAAGTGGACCACGCTAGCATCCATTGGGAAGGACATCATTGAAGATGAGGATGGG ATCTCTATGCCACACCAGTGGTTGGAGGGCAACCTGCCGGTTAGCGCCAAGTGTACGGTGTGTGACAAGACCTGTGGCAGCGTGCTACGGCTGCAGGACTGGCGTTGCCTCTGGTGCAAAGCCATG GTTCACACAACATGTAAGGACCAGTTGTCCATCAAGTGTCCCCTGGGTCAGTGCAAGGTGTCGGTCATCCCCCCAACAGCCCTAAACAGTATAGACTCTGACG GGTTCTGGAAGGCCACCTGCCCCCCCTCGTGCACCAGCCCCCTCCTTGTGTTCGTCAACTCCAAGAGCGGCGACAACCAGGGCGTTAAGTTCCTGAGACGCTTCAAACAGCTGCTCAACCCCGCCCAGGTGTTTGACCTCATGAACGGCGGGCCGCACCTGGG TTTGCGGCTATTCCAAAAGTTTGACACGTTTCGTAtcctggtgtgtgggggtgatggGAGTGTGGGCTGGGTCCTCTCAGAGATCGACACACTGACTCTCCATAAACAG TGCCAGCTGGGCGTGTTGCCCCTGGGCACGGGGAACGACCTGGCCCGGGTCCTGGGCTGGGGCTCGGCCTGCGACGACGACGCCCAGCTGCCACAGATACTGGAGAAGCTGGAGAGAGCCAGTACCAAGATGTTGGACAG GTGGAGCATCATGGTGTACGAAACCAAGTTCCCACGGCAACACTCCACATCCACTGTGACTGAGGACTGCAGCGATGACTCGGAG GTCCAGCAGATTCTCACCTATGAGGACTCAGTGGCAGCTCACTTGTCCAAGATTCTGACCTCAGATCAACACTCAGTGGTCATCTCCTCCGCCAA AGTGCTGTGTGAGACGGTGAAGGACTTTGTCGCTCGCGTGGGGAAGGCCTATGAGAAGAACACCGAGAGCTCTGAGGAGTCTGAAGCCATGGCCAGAAAG TGCGGAGTGCTGAAGGAGAAGTTAGACTCTCTGCTGAAGACCCTGAGCGAAGAGGCTCAGGCCTCTACGGTCATGCCGGCACCCCCTCCTACCAtcgctgaggagcaggaggagggcgagggggtCCTGGTGCCCCCGCCACATGCCCCCGTGgccccctgctcccccaggACCACCTCTGCCATCTTCAAGCCCAGGGAGCAGCTCATGCTGAGGGCCAACAGCCTGAAGAAGGCCATCAGGCAGATCATCGAGCACACTGAGAAAG CTGTGGATGAGCAAAATGCCCAGACCCAGGAGGTGTTTGCtctgggggcagaggaggaggaagaggaggaggacgacgacCAGGACAAACTCTCGCTGCAATCGTCTTACAGTGGTATTGCCTGTAACAGCACCAAGAATCGCCCAGTCCGCAGAG TATGTAAAACACCTTGTGAGAAGCTTATAAACAAGGGGGCCCTGTCATTGGGTAGCTCTGCATCACTTCCtgcccagacaggaagtagagaaaACATGCCAATGCTCAACACCAAGATTCTCTTTCCAA GTCTCCGAGCTGGAATATCTGGCTCTCTGGAGAGTAGCTCTGTCATCAGCAGACTGCTGGTGAACGCTGACCCCTTCAGCTGTGACCCAGAGAACTT TGATTGTTACACTGAGAAATGTGTGATGAACAACTACTTTGGGATCGGACTGGACGCCAAGATCTCCCTGGACTTCAACAACAAGCGGGATGAGCACCCAGAGAAGTGCAG GAGTCGCACCAAGAACATGATGTGGTACGGTGTTCTGGGAACCAAGGAGCTGCTCCATCGAACCTACAAGAACCTGGAACAGAAAGTGCTGCTTGAG TGCGATGGGAGGCCCATCCCTCTGCCAAGTCTACAGGGCATTGCTGTGCTCAACATACCCAGTTATGCTGGGGGCACCAACTTCTGGGGTGGCACCAAGGAGGATGAT ACGTTCACAGCACCTTCGTTTGACGATAAGATCCTGGAGGTGGTGGCTGTGTTTGGCAGCATGCAGATGGCTGTGTCTCGGGTCATTAACCTGCAACACCACCGCATCGCTCAG TGCCGTACGGTGAAGATCACCATCCTGGGCGATGAGGGGGTGCCCGTGCAGGTGGATGGGGAGGCCTGGGTACAACCCCCAGGATACATCAAGATCATTCACAAGAATCGCACTCAGACCCTGACCAGAGACAGG GCCTTCGAGAGTACATTAAAGTCCTGGGAGGACAAGCAGAAGTGTGAGTTCCCTCGCCCACAACCGCAGCATGCACTGCAGCCAGAGACCGTCTCGGAGGAGGAGGCTTCCCAGATCAACGTGTTCGGCCAGGCCGCTGGCGCCCTCATTCACAG CATCCGTGAAATCGCTCAGTCCCACCACAACATGGAACAGGAGCTGGCCCATGCTGTCAACGCCAGCTCTAAGGCCATGGACGTGGTCTATGCCAACTCCAAGAGCTCAGGC GGTCTCAATTGCAGTGTTGTGGTTCAGATGGTCAGTAACGTAAAGGCTCTGCATAGTGAGACAGAGCTTCTGCTAGCTGGAAAGATGTGCTTG CAGCTGGACCCCCCTCAGAAGGAGCAGCTGAGCGGAGCTCTGGGCAGCGTGGCCCTGCAGCTCCGCAGACTGGTGGACATATCCTGGCTGTGCCAGCTCATCGAACCAGGGGACGACGAG GGAAACCTGACTGATTTCACCAAGCGAAGCCGCAGCGCTAAGTTCCGCCTCGTGCCCAAGTTTAAGAAGGACAAGAACAACAAGAACAAGGAAGCATGCGCCACTCTCACTCTGCCAG TGCACCAGTGGGGCACAGAAGAGGTGGCCGCCTGGCTGGAGCTCATCTGCCTCACAGAGTATAAGGAGATCTTTATCGGGCACGATGTGCGCGGTGCTGAGTTGCTgcacctggagaggagggacCTCAAG GACTTGGGGGTGACGAAGGTTGGCCACATGAAACGTATCCTGCAGGGTATCAGAGAGTTGAGTCGCAGCAGCAGTGCCAGCGAGGCCTAG
- the LOC136952315 gene encoding diacylglycerol kinase delta-like isoform X2, whose protein sequence is MKQTNSFQRWKRRYFKLRGRTLYYAQTAKSIIFDEVDLTDASVAESSTKNVNNSFTLITPCRRLILCAENRKEMEDWMAALKSVQNRDPFESTQYSMDHFSGMHNWYACSHARPTYCNVCREALSGVTSHGLSCEVCKFKAHKRCAVRATNNCKWTTLASIGKDIIEDEDGISMPHQWLEGNLPVSAKCTVCDKTCGSVLRLQDWRCLWCKAMVHTTCKDQLSIKCPLGQCKVSVIPPTALNSIDSDGFWKATCPPSCTSPLLVFVNSKSGDNQGVKFLRRFKQLLNPAQVFDLMNGGPHLGLRLFQKFDTFRILVCGGDGSVGWVLSEIDTLTLHKQCQLGVLPLGTGNDLARVLGWGSACDDDAQLPQILEKLERASTKMLDRWSIMVYETKFPRQHSTSTVTEDCSDDSEVQQILTYEDSVAAHLSKILTSDQHSVVISSAKVLCETVKDFVARVGKAYEKNTESSEESEAMARKCGVLKEKLDSLLKTLSEEAQASTVMPAPPPTIAEEQEEGEGVLVPPPHAPVAPCSPRTTSAIFKPREQLMLRANSLKKAIRQIIEHTEKAVDEQNAQTQEVFALGAEEEEEEEDDDQDKLSLQSSYSGIACNSTKNRPVRRVCKTPCEKLINKGALSLGSSASLPAQTGSRENMPMLNTKILFPSLRAGISGSLESSSVISRLLVNADPFSCDPENFDCYTEKCVMNNYFGIGLDAKISLDFNNKRDEHPEKCRSRTKNMMWYGVLGTKELLHRTYKNLEQKVLLECDGRPIPLPSLQGIAVLNIPSYAGGTNFWGGTKEDDTFTAPSFDDKILEVVAVFGSMQMAVSRVINLQHHRIAQCRTVKITILGDEGVPVQVDGEAWVQPPGYIKIIHKNRTQTLTRDRAFESTLKSWEDKQKCEFPRPQPQHALQPETVSEEEASQINVFGQAAGALIHSIREIAQSHHNMEQELAHAVNASSKAMDVVYANSKSSGGLNCSVVVQMVSNVKALHSETELLLAGKMCLQLDPPQKEQLSGALGSVALQLRRLVDISWLCQLIEPGDDEGNLTDFTKRSRSAKFRLVPKFKKDKNNKNKEACATLTLPGSIFLSLSWSLFLLPTLQSPPPILLTTLGELIREDCKSKDPTTLINHARQFLTSPQSSCTPT, encoded by the exons ATGAAGCAGACCAACTCTTTCCAGCGCTGGAAGAGACGGTACTTTAAACTCCGTGGAAGAACCCTGTACTACGCTCAGACTGCTAAG TCTATCATCTTTGATGAAGTTGACTTGACGGATGCAAGTGTGGCTGAATCCAGCACCAAGAACGTCAACAACAGCTTCact CTCATCACTCCCTGTCGTAGGCTTATTCTGTGTGCGGAGAacaggaaagagatggaggactgGATGGCAGCGCTGAAAAGTGTCCAGAACAGGGACCCCTTTGAG tcTACCCAGTACAGCATGGACCACTTCTCTGGGATGCACAACTGGTATGCCTGCTCTCACGCTCGCCCTACCTACTGCAACGTCTGCCGGGAGGCGCTCTCCGGAGTCACGTCACATGGGCTGTCCTGCgaag TGTGCAAGTTCAAAGCCCACAAGCGCTGCGCGGTCAGAGCTACCAACAACTGCAAGTGGACCACGCTAGCATCCATTGGGAAGGACATCATTGAAGATGAGGATGGG ATCTCTATGCCACACCAGTGGTTGGAGGGCAACCTGCCGGTTAGCGCCAAGTGTACGGTGTGTGACAAGACCTGTGGCAGCGTGCTACGGCTGCAGGACTGGCGTTGCCTCTGGTGCAAAGCCATG GTTCACACAACATGTAAGGACCAGTTGTCCATCAAGTGTCCCCTGGGTCAGTGCAAGGTGTCGGTCATCCCCCCAACAGCCCTAAACAGTATAGACTCTGACG GGTTCTGGAAGGCCACCTGCCCCCCCTCGTGCACCAGCCCCCTCCTTGTGTTCGTCAACTCCAAGAGCGGCGACAACCAGGGCGTTAAGTTCCTGAGACGCTTCAAACAGCTGCTCAACCCCGCCCAGGTGTTTGACCTCATGAACGGCGGGCCGCACCTGGG TTTGCGGCTATTCCAAAAGTTTGACACGTTTCGTAtcctggtgtgtgggggtgatggGAGTGTGGGCTGGGTCCTCTCAGAGATCGACACACTGACTCTCCATAAACAG TGCCAGCTGGGCGTGTTGCCCCTGGGCACGGGGAACGACCTGGCCCGGGTCCTGGGCTGGGGCTCGGCCTGCGACGACGACGCCCAGCTGCCACAGATACTGGAGAAGCTGGAGAGAGCCAGTACCAAGATGTTGGACAG GTGGAGCATCATGGTGTACGAAACCAAGTTCCCACGGCAACACTCCACATCCACTGTGACTGAGGACTGCAGCGATGACTCGGAG GTCCAGCAGATTCTCACCTATGAGGACTCAGTGGCAGCTCACTTGTCCAAGATTCTGACCTCAGATCAACACTCAGTGGTCATCTCCTCCGCCAA AGTGCTGTGTGAGACGGTGAAGGACTTTGTCGCTCGCGTGGGGAAGGCCTATGAGAAGAACACCGAGAGCTCTGAGGAGTCTGAAGCCATGGCCAGAAAG TGCGGAGTGCTGAAGGAGAAGTTAGACTCTCTGCTGAAGACCCTGAGCGAAGAGGCTCAGGCCTCTACGGTCATGCCGGCACCCCCTCCTACCAtcgctgaggagcaggaggagggcgagggggtCCTGGTGCCCCCGCCACATGCCCCCGTGgccccctgctcccccaggACCACCTCTGCCATCTTCAAGCCCAGGGAGCAGCTCATGCTGAGGGCCAACAGCCTGAAGAAGGCCATCAGGCAGATCATCGAGCACACTGAGAAAG CTGTGGATGAGCAAAATGCCCAGACCCAGGAGGTGTTTGCtctgggggcagaggaggaggaagaggaggaggacgacgacCAGGACAAACTCTCGCTGCAATCGTCTTACAGTGGTATTGCCTGTAACAGCACCAAGAATCGCCCAGTCCGCAGAG TATGTAAAACACCTTGTGAGAAGCTTATAAACAAGGGGGCCCTGTCATTGGGTAGCTCTGCATCACTTCCtgcccagacaggaagtagagaaaACATGCCAATGCTCAACACCAAGATTCTCTTTCCAA GTCTCCGAGCTGGAATATCTGGCTCTCTGGAGAGTAGCTCTGTCATCAGCAGACTGCTGGTGAACGCTGACCCCTTCAGCTGTGACCCAGAGAACTT TGATTGTTACACTGAGAAATGTGTGATGAACAACTACTTTGGGATCGGACTGGACGCCAAGATCTCCCTGGACTTCAACAACAAGCGGGATGAGCACCCAGAGAAGTGCAG GAGTCGCACCAAGAACATGATGTGGTACGGTGTTCTGGGAACCAAGGAGCTGCTCCATCGAACCTACAAGAACCTGGAACAGAAAGTGCTGCTTGAG TGCGATGGGAGGCCCATCCCTCTGCCAAGTCTACAGGGCATTGCTGTGCTCAACATACCCAGTTATGCTGGGGGCACCAACTTCTGGGGTGGCACCAAGGAGGATGAT ACGTTCACAGCACCTTCGTTTGACGATAAGATCCTGGAGGTGGTGGCTGTGTTTGGCAGCATGCAGATGGCTGTGTCTCGGGTCATTAACCTGCAACACCACCGCATCGCTCAG TGCCGTACGGTGAAGATCACCATCCTGGGCGATGAGGGGGTGCCCGTGCAGGTGGATGGGGAGGCCTGGGTACAACCCCCAGGATACATCAAGATCATTCACAAGAATCGCACTCAGACCCTGACCAGAGACAGG GCCTTCGAGAGTACATTAAAGTCCTGGGAGGACAAGCAGAAGTGTGAGTTCCCTCGCCCACAACCGCAGCATGCACTGCAGCCAGAGACCGTCTCGGAGGAGGAGGCTTCCCAGATCAACGTGTTCGGCCAGGCCGCTGGCGCCCTCATTCACAG CATCCGTGAAATCGCTCAGTCCCACCACAACATGGAACAGGAGCTGGCCCATGCTGTCAACGCCAGCTCTAAGGCCATGGACGTGGTCTATGCCAACTCCAAGAGCTCAGGC GGTCTCAATTGCAGTGTTGTGGTTCAGATGGTCAGTAACGTAAAGGCTCTGCATAGTGAGACAGAGCTTCTGCTAGCTGGAAAGATGTGCTTG CAGCTGGACCCCCCTCAGAAGGAGCAGCTGAGCGGAGCTCTGGGCAGCGTGGCCCTGCAGCTCCGCAGACTGGTGGACATATCCTGGCTGTGCCAGCTCATCGAACCAGGGGACGACGAG GGAAACCTGACTGATTTCACCAAGCGAAGCCGCAGCGCTAAGTTCCGCCTCGTGCCCAAGTTTAAGAAGGACAAGAACAACAAGAACAAGGAAGCATGCGCCACTCTCACTCTGCCAGGTAGCattttcctttctctgtcttggtCCCTCTTTCTACTTCCGACCCTCCAATCCCCCCCTCCAATCCTTCTGACAACACTGGGTGAATTGATTCGGGAAGATTGCAAATCAAAAGATCCCACCACTTTGATAAATCACGCTCGACAATTTCTGACGTCGCCACAATCGTCTTGCACGCCAACCTAA